In a genomic window of Helianthus annuus cultivar XRQ/B chromosome 10, HanXRQr2.0-SUNRISE, whole genome shotgun sequence:
- the LOC110887013 gene encoding LOW QUALITY PROTEIN: probable pectinesterase/pectinesterase inhibitor 12 (The sequence of the model RefSeq protein was modified relative to this genomic sequence to represent the inferred CDS: substituted 1 base at 1 genomic stop codon) — protein MSLSFQFQFHLLILLLWTCTNQATPNSTTSLTRSVCKSTPYPDVCLDISSNTADNILLQSLKVAISEAVKVLSLLGGNDINIIEKHKGSIQDCHELHQITLASLNKSLARLTTPRTLNLADVSAFLAAAVTNKNTCLEGLQSASGPLKPLLVATIIAAYKHVSNCLSLLSAASSGSTEKLHKALPKWPSRKDGKIFHNQGDGDGDGDGDGDDDDDYDGYSTNILTVATDGSGNFTTITDAISFAPNNSVDRVIIYIKQGLYEENVEIPIYKTNIVLLGEGSDTTIIAGNRSVMDGWTTFRSATVAVSGEGFLARDIGFHNLAGPEKHQAVALRINADLAAVYRCTISSYQDTLYVHSFRQFYRECDIYGTIDYIFGNAAAVFXGCNIISRMPMPGQFTVISAQSRDSPDQQTGISFQNCSILATEDLRNVQSYLGRPWRPYSRTVFIESYIADFIDPMGWIHWSGDEDLELDTVYYGEYANVGPGSKMDGRVTWPGHHVMDYYEASNFSVSEFITGQEWLDSTSFPYDDQV, from the exons atgtcttTATCATTTCAGTTCCAGTTCCACCTGCTCATACTCCTACTCTGGACATGTACAAATCAGGCTACTCCCAATTCCACCACATCTCTTACAAGGTCGGTCTGCAAGTCTACGCCATATCCGGATGTTTGCTTAGATATCAGCAGCAATACTGCTGATAACATCCTCCTCCAATCTCTCAAGGTTGCCATATCGGAAGCAGTAAAAGTATTGAGTTTGTTGGGTGGCAATGATATTAATATCATTGAGAAGCACAAGGGAAGCATCCAAGACTGCCATGAACTCCACCAGATAACTCTTGCCTCCTTGAACAAGTCCCTGGCTCGACTCACCACTCCAAGAACGTTAAACTTGGCAGATGTCAGCGCTTTCCTGGCTGCAGCTGTCACCAACAAGAATACTTGTCTAGAAGGCCTACAGTCTGCATCTGGACCGCTAAAGCCACTTCTAGTCGCCACCATAATCGCTGCTTACAAGCATGTCAGCAACTGTCTTTCTCTTCTCTCCGCCGCATCATCTGGTTCAACAGAAAAGCTCCACAAGGCTCTTCCAAAGTGGCCATCCAGAAAAGATGGCAAGATTTTCCACAATCaaggtgatggtgatggtgatggtgatggagatggtgatgatgatgatgattatgacgGCTACAGCACAAACATACTAACTGTGGCCACCGATGGGAGTGGTAACTTCACCACCATCACCGATGCCATTAGTTTTGCTCCAAACAATAGCGTTGACAGGGTCATCATCTACATTAAACAGGGGCTGTATGAAGAAAATGTGGAGATCCCTATTTACAAAACCAACATCGTTCTTCTTGGAGAAGGAAGCGATACTACTATAATAGCCGGTAACAGAAGCGTGATGGATGGTTGGACTACTTTCAGATCTGCTACTGTTG CTGTGTCAGGTGAAGGATTCTTGGCACGTGACATCGGGTTTCACAACTTAGCAGGACCAGAGAAGCACCAGGCGGTAGCCCTTCGTATCAACGCAGACTTAGCAGCAGTCTACAGATGTACTATAAGCAGTTATCAAGATACGTTGTACGTCCACTCCTTCAGGCAATTTTACAGAGAATGTGACATTTATGGGACCATTGATTACATATTTGGTAACGCAGCCGCAGTGTTTTAGGGTTGCAACATCATATCGAGAATGCCCATGCCTGGCCAGTTCACCGTCATCTCCGCCCAGTCCAGGGACTCTCCTGACCAACAAACAGGGATTTCATTTCAGAATTGTTCTATTCTGGCTACAGAGGACCTCCGTAACGTCCAAAGCTATCTAGGGAGACCATGGAGGCCATACTCCCGCACCGTCTTCATCGAGTCCTACATCGCTGACTTTATTGACCCCATGGGATGGATCCATTGGTCCGGAGATGAAGATTTGGAGTTGGACACCGTGTATTATGGCGAGTATGCCAACGTTGGCCCTGGTTCCAAGATGGACGGTCGAGTCACATGGCCTGGTCATCACGTCATGGACTATTATGAAGCTTCTAATTTCTCAGTGTCAGAATTCATCACCGGTCAAGAGTGGCTAGACTCCACTTCCTTTCCTTACGATGATCAGGTTTAG